The window GGGATCGTGATATAGGTGACGACACCTGCGACCAATATGAGTGCCAAAAGAGAGAGCATTGTTCGAGCACGAGACAAGGCTGCATCAATAATTGAATACATCGGTTATCTCCTACTCTGCGGTTACGTTAGAGAGTTCAACGCCTTGCTCAACAGCAATCACAGAATCACCATCACGCACAAACCCTTGGCCTACAGTTATAATATCAACTCGCTGACCTAACCCTGTGAGCCAAACTCCATCTTGTTCTGCCTTTACTAGCTGAATACCTACAAATTTCACGGTTGGTGAGTCATCGACTGAAACCAAAGTTTTGACCCCAAGATTACCGGCCTCATCCAGAGCCAGCATCGCAGGTGTTATCTTGATAGCATCACTTGTTTCTAGGTTGAGTGTTACTTCAGCGCTGACACCAGCAGGTAATAGGCCTTCAGAATTATCAATTTCAATTTCGATTGGGAAAGTATTGGTTGAGGCCGAAGAAATTCGAGACACATAACGCAAGCGCCCTTCTGCCTCTTCTCTTCCAAGTAAGCGAACCAAAGCAGATTGATTGACTAATAGATGTTGGATATGGCGCTCACTGACATCGGCCTCAATCACCAGAGGGTCAAGATCAATCACACCAGCAACCGGATCGCCGACGCCTACGAAATCTCCAAGCTCAACCATCAAATCTTGAACCACACCGGAGAAAGGCGATGTGATGACTGTATTTTTTAGAGCTAGTTCCGCATTACGCTTCATGGCCTTTGCTTCGGTTAACGAAGCCTCTGCTGTGGTATAAGCTATTTCGCCTTGCAGCCCTCTTTTTTTCAACGACTGCGCCGCTTTGAATTCCTTCTGCTTCAAGCGATATAAAGCCGAAGCTCGCTCTAGTTGAATCTCTAAGTCACCTTTATCTATCTGAGCAATGGCCTGCCCTACTTTAACGGTATCGCCTTTTACAACGTTCAACCTAACAATCTTGCCCGCGACTTCAGCTCCCAATCGAGCATGCCTATCGGGTGCTGTGCGACCATAGAGGTCAATGGTTTTAAAGGTGGGGGATGATGTAAATGTTTGAAAGGAAACCTTAGCCAACGGAATTTCTGTCGCTTTTTTTTCTGACGACTCTTCCGCTTGCCCCACTCCTAAACCAAGCCAAATCGACAACAGCACAACTAGAACCAGAGAAACCAACCACGGCTGCTTCAGTTTCTGAAAAAATGGAGAGTTAGAAAATAGAGTGGGCATAGCAAATCCTTTTGTCCGATGTGATTAAGGCGCGCTAATTAGCTTAACACCGTCATATGCAACATCCTGATGCACAGAGGTAACCTTAACAGACCCACACCCAACGAAGTTGGACGCTATCGACAGTTTAAAAAATATGGCGTTTACTATAAACCGAATAAATAAAGTAGAACTTAAATATAACCACCTAAAATAGCCTTGGCGTACATGCCTAGAATAAGTCGACTTACTGTCTGTTTTATATGGTGTATTTTTTACAAAAAAAAACACCGAGCATTGGCTCGGCGTTTAAAATATTTCTAATGTAGCTTTTCGT is drawn from Vibrio sp. SNU_ST1 and contains these coding sequences:
- a CDS encoding efflux RND transporter periplasmic adaptor subunit, giving the protein MPTLFSNSPFFQKLKQPWLVSLVLVVLLSIWLGLGVGQAEESSEKKATEIPLAKVSFQTFTSSPTFKTIDLYGRTAPDRHARLGAEVAGKIVRLNVVKGDTVKVGQAIAQIDKGDLEIQLERASALYRLKQKEFKAAQSLKKRGLQGEIAYTTAEASLTEAKAMKRNAELALKNTVITSPFSGVVQDLMVELGDFVGVGDPVAGVIDLDPLVIEADVSERHIQHLLVNQSALVRLLGREEAEGRLRYVSRISSASTNTFPIEIEIDNSEGLLPAGVSAEVTLNLETSDAIKITPAMLALDEAGNLGVKTLVSVDDSPTVKFVGIQLVKAEQDGVWLTGLGQRVDIITVGQGFVRDGDSVIAVEQGVELSNVTAE